From a single Methanofollis sp. W23 genomic region:
- a CDS encoding DNA primase large subunit PriL translates to MGVDLDLKDLARYPFLEEAQIFASDRTGSIDTFLESQVGKIVLPHAVARVKAALFPDSPGQEEPEPLSEVSIFSYAVARVLVSCTQDRMMADRLARYEATRAAAALQDEEPVLRAYVAESLGIDLEARAIPVTTYVELISRLRDDRWRLVNREVCEGAVAIGPIEITELLRERIRVVVGRDLPLAVPASLCDTLKPSVDELTAALREKTLEEFGEVDETSFPPCIAALINAVTAGTNLSHMGRFALTAFLNNIGLSTTQITEVFQRAPDFDLSMTLYQVEHISGRSGTEYTAPSCATMRTYGLCVHKDILCEMVSHPLSYYRRKKRQQESHKKE, encoded by the coding sequence ATGGGCGTCGACCTGGACCTGAAGGACCTGGCACGATATCCCTTTTTAGAGGAAGCCCAGATATTTGCCAGTGACAGGACCGGGTCCATCGACACCTTCCTGGAGAGTCAGGTAGGAAAGATCGTCCTGCCGCATGCGGTGGCCCGCGTGAAGGCGGCGCTCTTCCCTGACTCCCCTGGTCAGGAGGAGCCAGAGCCCCTCTCTGAGGTATCCATCTTTTCTTATGCCGTCGCCCGTGTCCTTGTCTCCTGTACCCAGGACCGGATGATGGCCGACAGGCTGGCAAGGTACGAGGCCACCCGCGCCGCCGCGGCGCTTCAGGACGAGGAGCCTGTGCTCAGGGCCTATGTCGCCGAGAGCCTCGGGATCGACCTTGAGGCGCGCGCCATTCCGGTCACGACCTATGTAGAACTCATCTCCCGTCTCCGCGACGACCGCTGGAGACTTGTCAACAGGGAGGTGTGCGAGGGTGCGGTTGCCATCGGTCCTATCGAGATCACCGAACTGCTGCGCGAGCGGATCCGCGTCGTCGTCGGAAGAGACCTCCCGCTTGCGGTCCCGGCATCGCTCTGTGATACGCTCAAGCCCTCGGTCGACGAACTCACCGCCGCCCTGAGGGAGAAGACGCTTGAAGAGTTCGGTGAGGTGGACGAGACCTCGTTTCCGCCCTGCATCGCCGCCCTCATCAACGCCGTCACCGCCGGGACCAACCTCTCGCATATGGGGCGGTTCGCTCTCACGGCCTTTCTCAATAACATCGGGCTCTCGACGACCCAGATCACCGAGGTCTTCCAGCGCGCTCCCGACTTCGACCTCTCGATGACACTCTACCAGGTCGAGCATATCTCGGGCAGGTCAGGGACCGAGTATACTGCGCCCTCGTGCGCAACGATGCGGACCTATGGGCTCTGTGTCCACAAGGATATTCTCTGCGAGATGGTGAGCCACCCTCTCTCGTACTACCGGCGCAAGAAGCGACAGCAGGAAAGCCACAAGAAAGAATAA
- a CDS encoding DNA polymerase sliding clamp — protein sequence MLKATIDADTFRESIDAVAALVTECRLHVDDTGIRTCAVDTANVAMVSLELGTDAFETYEAAPEELGIDIAKMKSILGMMSKGDLLTLNLAEGSHKLELSFGSYQYSVTLLDVNTIRKDPNPPAIELPGMVELEGNALSSAIKAADVISDKIALGIEEATETFYMMAEGDTDHIRLELGRDQVIDLRAAEVRSLFSLDYLKDMGKVMARAEKVRAEIGVDHPARFIFDLADGGGHIEYLLAPRIEAD from the coding sequence ATGTTAAAAGCAACGATTGATGCAGATACCTTCAGGGAGTCGATCGACGCGGTGGCCGCGCTCGTGACCGAATGCCGCCTCCACGTCGACGATACCGGGATCAGGACATGCGCGGTCGATACCGCAAATGTCGCCATGGTCTCTCTCGAACTTGGCACCGATGCCTTTGAGACCTATGAGGCCGCCCCTGAAGAACTTGGGATCGATATCGCAAAGATGAAGAGCATCCTCGGGATGATGTCGAAAGGCGACCTCCTCACGCTCAACCTCGCTGAGGGGAGCCACAAACTTGAGCTCTCTTTTGGGAGTTACCAGTATTCGGTCACCCTCCTTGACGTCAACACCATCAGGAAGGACCCCAATCCCCCCGCCATCGAACTTCCTGGCATGGTCGAACTGGAAGGCAACGCCCTTTCTTCGGCGATCAAGGCCGCCGATGTCATCTCCGACAAGATCGCCCTCGGGATCGAGGAGGCGACCGAGACTTTCTACATGATGGCCGAAGGCGACACCGACCACATCAGGCTCGAACTCGGGCGCGACCAGGTCATTGATCTCAGGGCGGCAGAGGTGCGCTCCCTCTTCTCCCTTGACTATCTCAAGGACATGGGCAAGGTCATGGCACGCGCCGAGAAGGTCAGGGCCGAGATCGGCGTCGACCACCCGGCGCGTTTCATCTTCGACCTGGCCGACGGGGGCGGCCACATCGAGTACCTCCTTGCCCCGCGGATAGAGGCCGATTGA